A single region of the Oryzias melastigma strain HK-1 linkage group LG23, ASM292280v2, whole genome shotgun sequence genome encodes:
- the cwf19l1 gene encoding CWF19-like protein 1, which translates to MEGPPVRVLACGDVEGRLNSLFSRVQAVQKKTGQFDLLLCVGEFFGASAEAEAEWQEYKTGAKKAPIHTYILGAASQETVKNFPNADGCELAENITYLGRRGVFTGVSGLQIAYVSGREALQEPAPAHCFTSKDLSALVTPLTSSSKYRGVDILLTSQWPRGVWHYGNNPEVNTKSCGSGSVASLADKLKPRYHFAALERAHYERLPYRNHVVLQENAQHVSRFIALATVGNPAKKKYLYAFNIVPMKNMDPSELVKQPQDVTENPYRRPAKDKKEAPKPAFGAEEEEEPARQFFFDLGQKEGNARGRGRKRPSDWEDRGRHRQEQHRQPRHPQPTGPCWFCLASPQVEKHLVISIGTHCYVALAKGALTPRHVLILPIGHYQSVVELGSEVLEEMEKYKSSLKSFYKSKGERCVVFERNYRSQHLQLQVVPVPLDRCTTEDIKEAFMVQAQEQRMEMMEIPEHTDLKQIAPPGTPYFYVELDSGEKLFYRIQKHFPLQFGREVLASEPLLNIPTRADWKECKQSREEEEQSCKQVRDDFQPYDFSWED; encoded by the exons ATGGAGGGTCCGCCGGTCAGAGT GTTGGCGTGCGGAGACGTGGAAGGCAGACTGAACTCCCTCTTCAGCCGCGTCCAGGCCGTCCAGAAGAAGACAGGACAGTTTGAC ctgctgctgtgtgtcGGGGAGTTCTTCGGAGCGTCGGCCGAGGCCGAGGCCGAGTGGCAGGAATACAAAACCGGCGCCAAGAAGG CTCCCATCCACACCTACATCCTGGGAGCAGCCAGCCAGGAAACGGTGAAGAACTTCCCAAACGCCGATGGCTGTGAGCTGGCAGAGAACATCACGTATCTCG GGCGGCGTGGCGTCTTCACGGGCGTCTCCGGGCTGCAGATCGCGTACGTCAGCGGTCGGGAAGCCCTGCAGGAGCCGGCGCCGGCTCACTGCTTCACCTCCAAAGACCTGTCGGCGCTCGTCACCCCGCTGACCAGCAGCTCCAAGTACCGGGGGGTGGACATCCTGCTGACGTCGCAGTGGCCGCGGGGGGTGTGGCACTACGGCAACAACCCG GAAGTTAACACGAAGTCGTGCGGGAGCGGCTCCGTCGCCAGCCTCGCCGACAAACTCAAACCGCGATACCACTTCGCAGCACTAGAGCGCGCCCACTATGAGAGACTGCCGTACAG GAATCACGTCGTCCTGCAGGAAAACGCTCAACATGTCAGTCGCTTCATCGCCCTGGCAACCGTCGGTAACCCCGCCAAGAAGAAG TATCTGTACGCCTTCAACATCGTCCCCATGAAGAACATGGATCCCTCAGAGCTGGTGAAGCAGCCGCAGGACGTGACGGAGAACCCCTACAGGCGTCCGGCGAAAGACAAGAAGGAGGCTCCAAAGCCGGCCTTCGGcgccgaggaggaggag GAGCCGGCGCGGCAGTTTTTCTTCGACCTGGGTCAAAAGGAGGGGAATGCTCGTGGGCGTGGCCGGAAGCGACCGTCGGACTGGGAAGATCGAGGGCGCCATCGGCAAGAGCAGCACAGGCAGCCGCGACACC CTCAGCCGACTGGGCCGTGCTGGTTCTGCCTGGCCAGCCCTCAGGTGGAGAAGCACCTGGTCATCAGCATTGGAACACAC TGCTACGTGGCTCTGGCCAAAGGCGCCCTGACTCCTCGCCACGTGCTGATCCTGCCCATCGGACACTACCAGTCGGTGGTGGAGCTGGGCTCTGAGGTGTTGGAGGAGATGGAGAAGTACAAGTCCTCCCTGAAGAGCTTCTACAAGAGCAAAGGAGAGCGCTGCGTGGTGTTTGAGAGGAACTACCGGAGCCAGCACCTGCAGCTACAG GTGGTTCCCGTCCCTCTGGACCGCTGCACCACCGAGGACATCAAAGAGGCGTTCATGGTCCAGGCTCAGGAGCAGCGCATGGAGATGATGGAGATTCCAGAACACACCGACCTCAAACAG ATTGCTCCTCCTGGGACACCGTACTTTTACGTGGAGCTGGACTCTGGGGAGAAACTGTTCTACCGGATCCAGAAACATTTTCCTCTTCAGTTCGGGAG ggAGGTTCTGGCCAGCGAACCGTTACTCAACATCCCGACCCGAGCCGACTGGAAGGAGTGCAAGCAGAGccgagaggaagaggagcagagctGCAAACAAGTGAGGGACGACTTCCAGCCGTACGATTTCTCCTGGGAAGATTGA
- the LOC112158238 gene encoding CD9 antigen, giving the protein MTALSSGELCVKYALFIFNFIFWLAGTGVLAVGLWLRFDSRTKPLFEADGSPSVFFTGVYILIAAGALMMVVGFLGCCGAIKESTCMLGLFFVFLLIIFTVEVAAGIWGLSNKDRVVEDLTQFYKETYTNYQSTKQDALKEALRGIHFGLNCCGPTGTVFDGANDICPKKEGLDILVTTSCPVAIDDAFNNKLHIIGGVGIGIGIVTIFGMIFSMILCCGIRKSRNIM; this is encoded by the exons ATGACGGCGCTCAGCAGCGGGGAGTTGTGCGTCAAATACGCGCTCTTCATCTTCAACTTCATCTTCTGG CTGGCAGGAACCGGCGTGCTGGCCGTGGGCCTCTGGCTGCGCTTCGACTCCAGGACCAAACCTCTGTTTGAAGCAGACGGCTCACCTTCAGTCTTCTTCACAG GCGTCTACATCCTGATCGCGGCGGGGGCTCTCATGATGGTGGTGGGCTTCCTGGGATGCTGTGGAGCCATCAAAGAGTCCACGTGCATGCTGGGATTG ttcttcgtcttcctcctcatcatcttcaCCGTGGAGGTGGCTGCAGGGATCTGGGGGCTCTCCAATAAAGACCGG GTGGTGGAGGACCTGACGCAGTTCTACAAGGAGACCTACACCAACTACCAGAGCACCAAGCAGGATGCCCTGAAGGAGGCGCTGCGCGGGATCCACTTCGGG CTGAACTGCTGCGGCCCCACAGGGACGGTCTTTGATGGCGCCAACGACATCTGCCCCAAGAAGGAGGGGCTGGACATCCTCGTCACCACG AGCTGCCCCGTCGCCATCGACGACGCCTTCAACAACAAGCTACACATCATCGGAGGCGTCGGCATCGGGATCGGAATCGTCACG ATCTTCGGGATGATCTTCAGCATGATTCTCTGCTGCGGCATCAGGAAGTCCCGGAACATCATGTAA